GCTTCACATCGCACCACTGCTCGAACACGGTCGTTATATTCTTCAATACTCAGTGGAGGGAAAAGAAAATGGCGACGAGCGTATATCTGCACAAAGCCAAAGAGAAGATGGTTACGTAACTTGGAAGGAGTATCAACAGAGTTACTCTCCTAATCCTTTAAACACAATCACATTGACACTCTTGCATTTTGACAAAAAACTTGTCTAAAATCACAAAGCACAGGCTCATAGTGACACTCTTAATGCTATAAACACTAAAACACTATAATCATCATATGGTGACTATCTTAATGCTATAAAGAGTAACATATAATATCACTTGATATTATATTGCAACCTAAACAAGGATTAAGATACAAAAACTTGTAAAAAAATCATAGTAACTGTCAACATGAATATGATTATATTCCGACATTCTTGCATCCCAAAACAACAATGTTTTTGTACAAGAACTTGTCTAAAATCACAAAGCACAAGCTTATAGTGACTATCGTAGTGGTATAAACACCAGCATGATCATCATTCGGTATTCTTGCATTCTAAACAAGGATTAAGTACAAAACTCTTGTCTAAAATCCAGATAATGACTGTTAAATTCTCAATGCTGTAAACACTATCATTCTTCTGACATTCTTGCATCCTAAAACAACAAGGATTAAGTACAAAACTTGTCTAAAATTATAGTAACTGACAGCATTTTGTCTACCGCCACAAACTCAGTTAATAACATGGAATGAGTATCAACAAAGTCACTGTCTTAATGTCGGAAACACAATCATTTAGACATTCTTGCATCCTAAAAAAAACAAGGATTACAAAGAACTAGTCTAAAATCACAAAGCCCAAGCTCATAGTGAGTATCTTATTGCTACAAACACTAACATATCCATCATATGATATTCTTGCATCCTAAAACAACAAGGACTAATTACAAAGAACAGACTTTTGTCCTAAACTACCTAAACAACATCTCATAGATTGGAGCTAGAGGACTAACCTCGTAGATGGAATCGCCTATATAAGCTAGCGAGGCAGCATTGAAGACGGATCTAGGCTTCTTCACTTTCGGTGGACTTGGAAACCATTTCTCATATCCAACACAACTATCTTCATCATCACCTATTCATAATAAAGCAGAGACATTTAGTAACAATGATAACACTTCCGGATAAAGGAAACCTAAAGTCGTTACCTTTGCTTGCGGGACGTTTGAGCAAATCAGAAACGGAAACGCTAGTAGTTGTCAAGACTGTCACCGCCGGAGAAGACGATGGAGGAACGAAAGAGGTAGTAGAATTAGGGTTTATCTTGACGTTACGCGGCGCATTGGGATTGTAACGGAGCTTAGGCTTCGTAGTATCTAAAGCAGCTCTCACCAGACTAGAGCTTACTGATACAGTCGCCATTTTTTTTTTTAATTCTATCTCTCGGCTCTTCTTTTTTTTTTTTTTGTTTATTTTGCTTTCAGTTTATGACAGTGATAAAATACTAAGGCGGTGACACTCATTTGTCCACGTGGCGAATTATAATTCGTCTTTTGTTTAAGTTTAATCCAAGCCTCCGGTAACTTTAGCAATATGAGCATCGTCTTTCTCTCCGATTTGTAAACGACTATTGAGGCGGTGACGTTCATTTATCCACGTGGCTTATTATAATTTGTCCTTTATAGACTTTAATACAAGCTTCCTGTAACTTTAGCAATACGAGCATTGTCTCTCTCTCTCTCTCTCCTTTCTCTCGATTTGTAAAACCCTAACGACTAGATTTGGGCTCCTTAATCGGAGAAATTGGATCATGAGTCGCTACGATAGCCGGACCGGCGACTCCACCTCCTACCGTGACCGTCGAAGGTTAGTGTTGTTTGCTTTGCTCCAGCTCGATTGATTTTGATCAAGCTCGTACGTTAGAGAGAAACTATAGTCTATTATCTGTGTGTTAGGGAAGAAGGAGTTTGCTTCATTTTTAAATTTTGCTTTTTTTTTTTCTCGTAGTGACTCAGGGTTTGGTGGAGCTTCAGCATACGGAAGCTCAGCTAGTAAAAGGGAGAGTAGTAGTGTTGGCGATGAGTCTCCAAAGAAGCCTGATTTGGATGGTTTGACTCCTTTCGAGAAGAATTTTTATGTTGAGTCTCCCTCTGTGGCGGCTATGACGGAGGCGGAAGTGGAGGAGTATCGAAAGAAGAGGGAGATTACTGTTGAAGGTCGTGATATTCCTAAACCTGTCAAAAGCTTTCGTGATGTTGGCTTTCCTGGTAAGTTCTCTTCTGTGTACTAAAGAGTCTTAGGTGTTATCATGGATGTGTTCTGTTTGTTTTGTAATAAGAGTTTCGTAATGTTGGGTTTCCTGTGTAAGTTCTGTTCTGGACTACAGAGTCTTAGTTGTATCATGGATGTTCTGTTCGTTTGTAACAAGAGTTTCTTGATTTCTTGAAGAGTTTGTAATAAGCTTTTTTGATGTTGCCTTTCCTAGTAAGTTCTCTTTTGTGCTAAAGAGTCTTAGGTGTATCATGGATGTTGTGTTTTTTTTTTGTTATAAGAGTTTGATGATGTTGGGTTTTCTGGTAAGTTTTATTCTGTTCTGTTCATCTGTTAAGAGTCTTAGGTGTTCTGTTCGTTTGTAATAACAGTTTTCTTGATGAGTTTGTGATAAACTTTCTTGATGTTCGGTTTCCTGGTAAGTTCTCTTCTGTACTAAAGAGTCTCATGGCTGTTCTGATCGTTTGTAATAAGAGTTTCTGATGTTTGGTTTCCTGTTAACTAAGTTCTGTTATGTTCTGTTCATCCATAAAGAGTCTTCGGTGTTCTATTCGTTTGTAATTAGAATTTCTTGATGAGTTTGTGATAAGCTTTCTTGATGTTGGGTCTACTGTTAAGTTCTGTTCTGTACTAAAGAGGCTTAGGTGTATCATGGATGTTTTATTCGCTTGTAATAAGGAGATGTTCTGTTGTTGAACTTCCTGGTAAATTTTGTCCTGTTCTGTTTGTAATAAGAGTTTCTTGATTTGTACATGATTACATCTTGAGAGACTAGCTGAGCTTAGGTGTATCATGTATGTGTACTGATAAGAGACACTTGATTTTGTCCCAGATTATGTTTTGGAAGAGGTTAAGAAGGCTGGTTTTACTGAACCTACACCTATACAATCACAAGGGTGGCCAATGGCGTTGAAGGGACGTGATCTCATTGGCATTGCTGAAACTGGCTCTGGAAAGACTCTTTCTTACTTGCTACCTGCCATAGTCCATGTGAATGCTCAACCAATTTTAGGTATCGCCTGATGATCTGCTTGTGAAGTTTTCTCCTTTTTTTGTTCTTGTTTGATGTAAAGTTGTAATTTTTTTACCAGCTCCTGGAGACGGCCCAATAGTCTTGGTTCTTGCTCCTACACGTGAACTGGCTGTGCAGATACAGCAAGAAGCGTCTAAGTTTGGTTCATCGTCAAAGATTAAGAGCACTTGCATTTACGGTGGTGTTCCAAAAGGGCCTCAAGTGCGTGATCTCCAGAAAGGTGTAATTTCTCAAACTATTAGCTTTTCTTGTTCATTGTAGAATCATTCTGATGTGTGTGATTATTGGTGTATGAATTTAGGTGTGGAGATTGTTATAGCTACTCCTGGGAGGTTAATAGACATGATGGAATCGAACAACACAAACTTGCGGAGGGTTACGTATCTTGTTTTGGATGAGGCTGATCGAATGCTGGATATGGGGTTTGACCCTCAGATCCGGAAAATTGTCTCACATGTTCGTTTTCTTACCTCTGTGTCACTCAGCTAATATATTGTGTACTTTAGTCGCTTTGTCTTTACAAATGTTTTGAAACCTGTGTGTGCAGATTCGGCCAGACCGTCAAACTTTGTACTGGAGTGCTACTTGGCCAAAGGAGGTGGAACAACTCTCTAAGAAGTTTCTTTATAACCCATACAAAGTAAGAGACACTCTCTCTTTTCTTCTTTTCATGTGTTTAGCTGTCAACAAAAACTTAGCAAGCTTCTTTTGTATTAAGTGCAGGTGATAATAGGTTCTTCAGATTTAAAAGCTAACCGTGCTATCCGTCAAATTGTTGATGTCATCTCCGAAAGCCAAAAGTATAACAAGTAAGTCTTCTTACCTATTATATTCTCTCTCTCATCTCACTAGTAGTCATGGACATTGTGGTAAAACATAAACTGTTGTGGCCTTTTTTACAGGTTGGTGAAGTTGCTTGAAGACATAATGGATGGAAGCAGGATTCTTGTCTTCCTTGACACCAAAAAGGGCTGTGACCAAATCACTCGACAGCTTCGCATGGATGGTTGGCCTGCTTTGTCAATACATGGTGATAAAAGTCAAGCCGAGAGAGATTGGGTTCTCTCGGAGTTTAGATCAGGCAAAAGCCCTATAATGACTGCTACAGATGTTGCAGCTCGTGGATTAGGTACTAATGCTTTCCCCTCTGTCTGCAGCATCAACTCTCTCTGACAAGCTAATAAACCCTCTCTTGTTTTTGAACAGACGTTAAAGATGTGAAGTATGTGATAAACTATGACTTCCCTGGATCACTGGAGGATTATGTTCACAGGATTGGACGAACTGGTAGAGCTGGGGCCAAAGGAACAGCTTACAGTTTCTTCACAGCTGCAAATGCGAGATTCGCCAAAGAGCTTATCAGCATACTAGAAGAAGCTGGACAGAAAGTGAGCCACGAATTAGCTTCAATGGGTCGCAGCACTGCTCCTCCTCCTCCAGGTCAGTATCACCAGAAACAAAAACAGTTGTGTTTTGGTTTCACTAAATAATACAAAGGTTTCTAATCTCTGGTATGTGTGGTTTATGATGTGGAAACAGGGCTTGGAGGATTTAGAGACCGTGGAAGCAGAAGAGCTTGGAGCTGATCTCTCTGTTTATGTATGTGTTATTGGCTTTTAGGGCTCAGTGGTTTTCTTTTTATTTCATGCCTCACTCTCTTTCTGAAACATTTGACATTGGCATCAAAACGTTAAACGTGTAAGATAACATTTGATCCGATGGTATGCTTTGTGGTTAAGAACAAAACCAAAGATTTCTAATTTAGTTTTTGACAAATCAACTATTATTAGTTCTAAAAAAATATTGGCAATATAGTTTACTTTCTTTTTCTAATTTGCTCAGTGATATTAGCAAATTATAATCAAATTACGTCATGCATTATAATAAAACAAAAGTGACATTTTTAATAACCAAATATGCACAGATGTGTTGAAGACGATGGGATAGAAGAAGTGAATTTGACAATAATTTTTGAAATAAAGACCTATCAGATAATAAAATCAAAATTCTATTATTGTTATTTTCCACAAAATAACTTTTTTTTAATACAAATTGTGTGTTTATGTAGCAAATTCACGTTAAGACTTTTAATTACACATATAGTGAAATCCAAATGCTTTGGTAATGTAATTATGAAACTAATCCCAA
The DNA window shown above is from Brassica oleracea var. oleracea cultivar TO1000 chromosome C3, BOL, whole genome shotgun sequence and carries:
- the LOC106332192 gene encoding mini-ribonuclease 3 isoform X2, with the protein product MATVSVSSSLVRAALDTTKPKLRYNPNAPRNVKINPNSTTSFVPPSSSPAVTVLTTTSVSVSDLLKRPASKGDDEDSCVGYEKWFPSPPKVKKPRSVFNAASLAYIGDSIYEIYARRHFLFPPLSIEEYNDRVRAVVRCEAQYALLHNLLDEDFLTKDEREILRWGKNVGSVKTRSTRRAGVAVYNKASSLETLIGYLYLANGKRLEEIMQKLGFSSGSSTEIMVKEAKHKLSSLK
- the LOC106332192 gene encoding mini-ribonuclease 3 isoform X1 — its product is MATVSVSSSLVRAALDTTKPKLRYNPNAPRNVKINPNSTTSFVPPSSSPAVTVLTTTSVSVSDLLKRPASKVGDDEDSCVGYEKWFPSPPKVKKPRSVFNAASLAYIGDSIYEIYARRHFLFPPLSIEEYNDRVRAVVRCEAQYALLHNLLDEDFLTKDEREILRWGKNVGSVKTRSTRRAGVAVYNKASSLETLIGYLYLANGKRLEEIMQKLGFSSGSSTEIMVKEAKHKLSSLK
- the LOC106328436 gene encoding DEAD-box ATP-dependent RNA helicase 20 — translated: MSRYDSRTGDSTSYRDRRSDSGFGGASAYGSSASKRESSSVGDESPKKPDLDGLTPFEKNFYVESPSVAAMTEAEVEEYRKKREITVEGRDIPKPVKSFRDVGFPDYVLEEVKKAGFTEPTPIQSQGWPMALKGRDLIGIAETGSGKTLSYLLPAIVHVNAQPILAPGDGPIVLVLAPTRELAVQIQQEASKFGSSSKIKSTCIYGGVPKGPQVRDLQKGVEIVIATPGRLIDMMESNNTNLRRVTYLVLDEADRMLDMGFDPQIRKIVSHIRPDRQTLYWSATWPKEVEQLSKKFLYNPYKVIIGSSDLKANRAIRQIVDVISESQKYNKLVKLLEDIMDGSRILVFLDTKKGCDQITRQLRMDGWPALSIHGDKSQAERDWVLSEFRSGKSPIMTATDVAARGLDVKDVKYVINYDFPGSLEDYVHRIGRTGRAGAKGTAYSFFTAANARFAKELISILEEAGQKVSHELASMGRSTAPPPPGLGGFRDRGSRRAWS